The Naumovozyma dairenensis CBS 421 chromosome 3, complete genome genome has a window encoding:
- the SIC1 gene encoding cyclin-dependent protein serine/threonine kinase inhibiting protein SIC1 (similar to Saccharomyces cerevisiae SIC1 (YLR079W); ancestral locus Anc_8.5): protein MDPATPPRSRQIAMRSTSSDHGKFHANSNNPNSGPKTPSKNGSQNNLIPVTPSTVRPFKNQPFLQPPTQTNNNNNNNSAKNSINSPFNGLKSPEFSPFIRRGSLGMKNQLNIFHDNINNNNDSDKTDLQGISKILFPSSSNNRLINEDIKNHNSQSEQNTSISLLPPSNSTSPSVSASPSPSPSPLNINKRSNRTLLDQLQQEQQRPDDRSFIKSQKTVPGTPSDKIITDEQSRLWNNVSNVFATKEIDDDDDDDDNVDIIAQDKNEIYNPFMDSHVPTMEERAARRAQLLAEDPDIENTITFVNKRDKSQIKKYKLSNHELERFKPRMLFENELYKNQENQENQQNDSK, encoded by the coding sequence ATGGACCCTGCTACACCACCTAGATCTAGACAGATTGCCATGAGATCAACTTCTTCTGATCATGGGAAATTTCATGCAAATAGTAATAATCCAAATTCGGGACCAAAGACTCCCAGTAAAAATGGTTCACagaataatttaattcCAGTGACACCTTCCACTGTAAGACCATTCAAAAACCAACCATTTTTACAACCTCCTACtcaaacaaataataataataacaacaacagtGCGAAAAATTCTATAAATTCTCCATTTAATGGGTTGAAATCACCTGAATTCTCACCTTTCATAAGGAGAGGTTCTTTAGGtatgaaaaatcaattaaatatttttcatgataatatcaataacaataatgatagtGATAAGACTGACTTACAAGGTATAAGTAAAATACTATTCCCAAGTTCAAGCAATAACCGTTTAATAAATGAAGATATCAAAAATCATAATAGTCAATCAGAACAAAATACATCTATTTCATTACTACCGCCTTCCAATTCAACATCTCCATCCGTCTCTGCATCTCCATCTCCATCTCCATCTCCattgaatataaataaaaggTCTAATAGAACGCTATTGGATcaattacaacaagaacaacaaagacCTGATGATAGGTCTTTCATTAAATCACAAAAGACTGTACCGGGAACTCCAAgtgataaaataataacagatGAACAATCTAGATTATGGAATAACGTTTCGAATGTTTTCGCTACGAAGGagattgatgatgatgatgatgatgacgacaACGTTGATATAATAGCAcaagataaaaatgaaatatataaccCATTTATGGATTCTCATGTCCCAACCATGGAAGAACGTGCTGCAAGAAGGGCCCAATTACTAGCAGAGGATcctgatattgaaaatacaaTAACATTCGTTAATAAAAGAGATAAATcacaaattaaaaaatataaattatcaaaccatgaattagaaagatTTAAACCACGTAtgttatttgaaaatgaattatataaaaatcaaGAGAATCAAGAGAATCAACAGAATGATTCAAAATAG
- the BOS1 gene encoding Bos1p (similar to Saccharomyces cerevisiae BOS1 (YLR078C); ancestral locus Anc_8.6), with the protein MNALYTHALKQKNQLQQDLLKFENENLTAPISLQGAISATLVSFEKSIKQYSDFLKNNKNIKKPSSLTSTSIESSSASSSIDKEKALESDLKYQNRLLSLRKDLEDFQSKFKELKQIYSQSSARKQLFSNNNNSTTTNPFDEDPIINKRNVQTSSSPRNSYSNYNNTRNGNGDGSSLPLYNGLQKEQSIFQKGNNQLDLILEMGYQSFEDIVHQNKILEAAQDRMSNSLRTLGVSEQTIHSINRRVFKDKFIFYSALLLLFLSMYLIIKYLR; encoded by the exons atg AACGCTCTCTATACACATgctttgaaacaaaaaaatcaattacaacaagatctattgaaatttgaaaatgaaaatttaacaGCTCCAATATCTTTACAAGGTGCCATATCAGCTACTTTAgtatcttttgaaaaatcaattaaacaatattctgattttttgaaaaataataagaatataaaaaagccatcatcattaacatcaacatcaattgaatcttcttctgcttcttcttcaattgataAGGAAAAAGCTTTAGAATCAGATctgaaatatcaaaatagattattatctttaaggaaagatttagaagatttccaatcaaaatttaaagaattaaaacaaatatattctcAATCAAGTGcaagaaaacaattatttagtaataataataacagtacaacaacaaatcCATTCGATGAAGATCCTATAATCAATAAAAGAAACGTTcaaacatcatcatctccaagaaattcatattctaattataataatactagAAATGGAAATGGCGACGGTTCGTCATTACCATTATATAATGGATTACAAAAGGAACAATCCATTTTTCAGAAAGGTAATAATCAGTTAGATCTAATATTGGAAATGGGATATCAATCTTTTGAAGATATCGttcatcaaaataaaatattggaAGCAGCACAAGATAGAATGTCAAATAGTTTAAGAACTTTAGGTGTATCTGAACAAACAATACATTCCATTAATAGAAGAGTTTTCAAGGataaattcatcttttatTCAGctttgttattgttatttttatccatgtatttaataattaaatatCTTAGATAA
- the NDAI0C06630 gene encoding uncharacterized protein (similar to Saccharomyces cerevisiae EMP47 (YFL048C) and EMP46 (YLR080W); ancestral locus Anc_8.2) has translation MKFSTIASSIVATFLFIGLSVTHPLSNEKDNDKLDPMFSLPELIALKDNTIPPNWEIKDNTILKEGRFILTPTKNSKGSLWLKKPFNLQDSFTIEWVFRSVGFKEKSKNGLSFWFISDKTSTKNDQSLFNGPSKYDGLNILVDSNSPVGPSIRAQLNDGQVSFKQESIYENSFAYCLFGYQDSSVPSTIRLTYDRNDNDFLKLQVDNKVCFQTRKIKLPKDSYKIGVSALVGNNDESFEILKMKLFNGVIEDSLIPNVNEMSQPKFVTQIVDTETGKTKLIEKEVQDKLDDKVTNYEILKKLDRVEGKILANDINSLESKLDDIIKVQENLIKYINHLSSIVETSNGNNGGSSKGVDALKAEFKDLIGASFEKMLDDQEKIREQTKRTTVSGPHIDDIATKLAVWISPLIIIMAIMAYYTVQIRKDISKTKLL, from the coding sequence atgaaattttcaacaaTTGCTTCATCAATCGTAGCAACATTCTTATTCATCGGTCTCTCCGTGACACATCCTCTATCCAATGAAAaggataatgataaattagatCCAATGTTCTCCTTACCTGAATTAATCGCTTTAAAAGATAACACAATCCCACCTAATTGggaaattaaagataatacCATATTGAAAGAAGGTAGATTTATCCTAACACCAActaaaaattcaaaaggTTCACTTTGGTTGAAAAAACCATTCAATTTACAAGATTCATTCACCATTGAATGGGTCTTTAGAAGTGTTGgttttaaagaaaaatctaAAAATGGATTATCATTCTGGTTCATTAGTGACAAAACATCCACTAAAAATGATCAATCATTGTTTAACGGACCTTCTAAGTATGATGGGTTAAACATCTTAGTAGACAGTAATAGTCCCGTGGGTCCAAGTATTAGAGCTCAATTGAATGATGGACAAGTTAGTTTCAAGCAAGAATCTATCTATGAGAATTCTTTTGCTTATTGTTTGTTCGGTTATCAAGATTCATCAGTACCATCAACTATTAGATTAACGTATGATAGAAACGataatgatttcttaaaattACAAGTGGATAATAAAGTTTGTTttcaaacaagaaaaatcaaattacCAAAGGATTCTTATAAGATTGGTGTATCTGCTCTCGTCggtaataatgatgaatcttttgaaattttgaaaatgaaactCTTTAATGGTGTCATTGAAGATTCTTTAATTCCAAACGTTAATGAAATGAGTCAACCAAAATTTGTTACTCAAATTGTGGATACTGAAACTGGTAAGACAAAATTAATAGAAAAGGAAGTTCAAgataaattagatgataaAGTGACAAATtatgaaattttgaaaaaattagatcGTGTAGAAGGTAAAATCTTAgcaaatgatattaattcattagaatcgaaattagatgatattattaaagtacaagaaaatttaattaaatacATCAACCATTTATCTTCCATTGTGGAAACATCCAATGGGAATAATGGAGGATCATCAAAGGGTGTTGACGCATTAAAGGctgaatttaaagatttgaTCGGTGCAAGTTTCGAAAAAATGTTAGATGATCAGGAAAAGATTAGAGAACAAACAAAACGTACAACGGTATCTGGTCCTCACATTGATGATATTGCTACTAAATTGGCTGTTTGGATATCACCTTTAATTATCATAATGGCAATAATGGCATATTACACTGTacaaattagaaaagatATTAGTAAAACAAAACTTCTTTag
- the FMP25 gene encoding Fmp25p (similar to Saccharomyces cerevisiae YLR077W; ancestral locus Anc_8.7) gives MIFNSNIITRSSSLQLNRMSPARISLIRNALLRRYHPLIRLTSASIRPSTLRPFYSTSSFQLNNANDPISSSSNNENNTNENSSRKQQTFEWSELDNKDEKFRLEKMEKLAKLNVMLKGIIFVISIGIGLNLYLKWPQVINWWMKFTGKTPIPTKNHDVESHNVKKHTKIPLIPNDELGINTPGLYYWGGSKKKLKFPRRYKQFDNMKFKDICLLNDNINFALDSNGDLIEWNINGGFNKILKGQKLKKIKESNGCLYGMNENNEILIIPYQEKKTGLDQFINKKHQFFLLPWITKDQYNLKLKTDDLFNKKLNENKIIDFDTGDNHLILLSNAGKIYTCATGYNETSSELQNNTSLISKGQFGVPFLSKFDNYPIGNKLYEVKFLPIGNDNLVANPMSNNHENDNDVFVKKIASGGNHNLVLDSYNRLYSFGWNRFGQVGFPINYQNEEISYPKEISKSRFGQLIDNKLFNFTILDIHCNNETSFVTVGLKEKIKMMPSKWQNTEEYNKMEYFSLGNGMYGELGNGNTNNCQWEPTKIKFMRTDLSMINDWYCNSKSHHVLVGLPTDINSNDSEILSWGLNDNGQLGNGKEKVKYLKPRNIPKILQNGDNGTNPEEILASKLFLKDNNNDATKKVIAVGPTSTCLYWKS, from the coding sequence ATGATCTTTAACTCAAATATCATAACGagatcatcatcattgcAATTAAATAGAATGAGTCCCGCTAggatatcattaataagAAATGCTTTATTAAGACGATATCATCCCCTTATTCGTCTAACAAGTGCAAGTATAAGACCATCAACACTAAGACCCTTTTATTCGACTTCATCCTTCCAACTAAACAATGCGAATGACCCAAtatcctcatcatcaaataatgaGAACAACACAAACGAGAATAGTTCAAGGAAGCAACAAACATTTGAATGGTCTGAATTAGATAacaaagatgaaaaatttcgtTTAGAAAAGATGGAAAAATTAGCTAAATTGAATGTAATGTTAAAGGGTATTATCTTCGTTATTTCTATTGGTATTGgattaaatttatatttaaaatgGCCACAAGTAATCAACTGGTGGATGAAATTCACTGGAAAAACTCCTATACCTACAAAAAATCATGATGTTGAATCACACAACGTTAAAAAGCATACAAAGATTCCATTAATAcctaatgatgaattaggTATTAATACGCCTGGATTATATTATTGGGGAGgttccaaaaaaaaattgaaatttccaAGACGTTATAaacaatttgataatatgaaatttaaagatatttgCTTgttaaatgataatattaattttgcTCTAGATTCAAATGgtgatttaattgaatgGAATATAAATGGTGGCTTCAATAAGATCTTGAAGGGgcagaaattgaaaaaaataaaggaaTCAAATGGTTGTTTATATggaatgaatgaaaataatgaaattttaataataccttaccaagaaaaaaagacCGGGCTAgatcaatttattaataagaaACACCagttttttcttcttccatgGATAACCAAAGATCAAtacaatttgaaattaaaaacaGATGATCTAtttaataagaaattaaatgaaaataaaataattgattttgataCAGGCGataatcatttaattttgttaTCAAATGCTGGTAAAATTTATACATGTGCTACAGGTTATAATGAAACGTCATCAGAActacaaaataatacttCTTTAATATCGAAGGGTCAATTTGGTGTACCATTTTTAtctaaatttgataattatccaattggaaataaattatatgaagTAAAATTTTTACCCATAGGGAATGATAATTTAGTAGCCAATCCTATGTCGAATAATCATgagaatgataatgatgttTTTGTCAAGAAAATTGCTAGTGGTGGGAATCATAATTTAGTATTGGATTCATATAATAgattatattcatttggTTGGAATCGATTTGGACAAGTTGGATTCccaataaattatcaaaatgaagaaatatctTACCCCAAGGAAATTTCTAAATCAAGATTTGGTCAActtattgataataaattatttaatttcacCATTTTAGATATACATTGTAACAATGAGACTTCATTTGTAACTGTTGGTTTGAAAGAgaagataaaaatgatgCCAAGTAAATGGCAAAATActgaagaatataataaaatggAATATTTCTCATTGGGGAATGGGATGTATGGTGAATTAGGTAACGGTAATACAAATAATTGTCAATGGGAACCaacaaaaatcaaatttatgAGAACGGACTTATCAATGATTAATGATTGGTATTGTAATAGTAAAAGTCATCATGTATTAGTTGGATTACCAACTGATATAAATTCTAATGACAGTGAAATATTAAGTTGGGgattaaatgataatggCCAATTAGGTAATGGGAAGGAGAAagtgaaatatttgaaacccagaaatattccaaagattttacaaaatggTGATAATGGGACTAATCCAGAGGAAATATTGGCAAGTAAATTGTTTTTAaaggataataataatgatgcaACAAAGAAAGTCATTGCTGTAGGTCCGACATCAACATGTTTATACTGGAAATCGtga